The sequence CATTTTTTGCTGTTTCATTTTTGAAAAAAACGACATATCAACCACCTGATAATCGAATAATCTTTACCGGCCTGCACAAATGAGCCTTCTTCTTCGAAGCACGTGCACATTTCTCACAAAAGTATTTTGGCTTCACCACATCCTTCACCAGACTCGCGATATTTTTCTCCACATCTTTACTCTTAAGCTTGCACAACGATTTCATAAACCACTTCCTTTCGTTTTAATGACCTATGATCACAGAGTCACCAAGTTCATTCGAGTCATCCGGTTCTGCAGGGAAATACTTTTCAAGAATACCCCCGCAACGCTCAACAGCTTGACAGATAACTGAAACTTGCCGCTTTTCCTTGATACCGGCCGTTATCATAGCGGTTATCTCCTGCCATACAGATTTATCCACTTTTGCATTGACACCTTTATCCCCGAGCACCCATACACGATGTTCAAAAAGGGATATGTAGATCAAAATTCCTGTGTGGTTCCTGGTATTGTATATCCCCTTTTTATAAAACGACCCTATTGCTGCCTCTTCAACCTCCTCGCCCATATCGGAACCGGTAACAAACAGGCGTTTGAGAAAAAAACTCTTCTTGATAACTTCATTGCTTAACACAAATGCCAGCACGAAAAATCCCAGAAAGTGCCACATGGTGTCCAGCCCTGTTACGAGAGCAGCTGAAACTCCGGCGACAACGCCGAACAGCATCCCGCCGAGAATGTTGGCAAGAGGATAATGGTGGCTCGAAGACACAACCATCACAACAATTTCTCCGGCAGTCCGTTTTTCAGTCTCCCGAACTTTTTTCTCTATTGTTGTCTTATCATCTTCGGAAAGAAATTTTCCGACAAGATCTTTCATAAAAACCCCGCTATTATGTAATCTGGTCAGTCACTAAACCCAGATCGATGTACCGAAACACAAGAGGGAAAAACCGTTATCAGGCCTTCACCAGCTTCCTGAAGCCCCACCTCCGCCGAAGCTTCCACCGCCTCCGCTGAATCCGCCGCCACCGAACCCCCCGCTGCGACTACCGCCGCCATAAAAACCACCACCTCCAGGACCACCTGTGAATATCAGCGGCCCGGAACCGTGTCCCCCGCCGCCACGAGGCACCTGACTGTAAAAGTAGATGATTACGATCAGGATAATCAGAACAGGAAGAAGAGATCCCCCGTTTTCCTCACGACCACTTTCTTTCTGAAAGGCAGAGTATTCACCTTGTACTGCGGCAATGACCATATCGATACCGTGGGCAATACCTTGATCATAGCTCCCTTTCGCAAATAAAGGCACGATTTCGTTATCGACGATTCTTCCCGCAGTTAAATCGGTAAGCCTCCCTTCCAGTCCATAACCAACCTCTATGCGCACCTTTCGGTCCTTTTTCGCAACGAGCAGCAAGACCCCGTTATCGTATTCTTTCTGCCCTATCTTCCACGCCTCCACAATGCGTATGGAAAAATCCTCCAGCGGTTCACCTTCGAGCGAATCAACGGTCAGAACAACAACCTGCGTTGACTCGTTTTCCTCGAGCCGGGCGAGTTTTTCATCAATTTCCCGCTCCGTTTCAGAAGAAATCATGGAAGCATAGTCGTTGACCCTTCCGGTCAAAGAGGGAAGCTCAACAGCATGGCTGACCGGCCAAAAGAAAACCTGCACCATGATAATGAACAATATACCACTGAGCATGAATGGCATCTTCCTTACGAGAGAACTCCGCACCATTTAAAACTCCACCTGTGGCACCTGTTGCACTGATGCATCACCCTTGAAATACTCTTTCGGCTTCAGATGAAGAACGATGCCATTGGTTAAAGAGTTGGGAAACATCCTTATCGAATAGTTGAATGTCTCAACTGAAGCGTTATACCGTTGACGGGCAACACTGATTCTGTTTTCGGTACCTTCCAGTTGGTTTTGCAGATCCCTGAAGTTCTGGTTTGCTTTCAGCTCAGGATATCGCTCGACAACGACCATAAGCCTCGAAAGCATGGATGAAAGCTCTCCCTGTGCACTTTGAAACTTAGCCATTGCTGCCGGATCACTGAGCATTTCAGGGGTCAACTGGACAGAGGATGCCTTTGAACGAGCTTCGATAACGTTCGTAAGGGTTTCCTGCTCGAAATCGGCAGCGCCCTTGACCGTTGAAACAAGATTGGGTACAAGATCGGCCCTTCTCTGGAGCTGTGACTCGAGGTCACCCCATGCCTTGTTGACCCCTTCTTCATTCTTCTGCATGGCATTGTATCCACAACCGCTGAACATGAAAGCGAGAAAAAAAACGGATAGAATCTTAAAAAAACCGGATTTCATGATTGTGCTCCTTGCGTTTATTCAACTATGGTTTTGATCATTCAAGGCTGTTACGAACGACATTCTGTCACTCATAATCCGAGTTTAAGTACACAAAAAAATACGGATTTCCTTACAGTCAGGAAAAAACAAAGGATTCATCAGTAATACCATCTTGTCTTTTAAAGAAATATATTATATTACTTTTTTTATACGCCTACCCTTAGAGATGTACATACATGAAAGTAACTTCCCTGTTTTTGCTCTTGACCCTTAACCTTATCCCTGCAACTGCATTCGGCAGTTTCGAACACCGCAGTCCGGATGCACGCGTCGAGGCTATGGGAGGTGCCGGTGTGGCTCTTGAAAATCCTCCTTTCGGCATCTATTATAATCCCGCGTCAAGTGCAGCAGATAAAAATCGCTCTGCCGGAATCTCATATGCGCTCCCGTTCGGCCAAAGCTCGCTTGACAGTTTTTACGGAACCTTGCAAACAAACGCTCTTTCATTCGACAGGAACGGGAGTGCAGGCATCTCTTGGCTGAACTACGGTTCATCCCTATACAACGAAACGTTC is a genomic window of Prosthecochloris marina containing:
- a CDS encoding TPM domain-containing protein, which encodes MKDLVGKFLSEDDKTTIEKKVRETEKRTAGEIVVMVVSSSHHYPLANILGGMLFGVVAGVSAALVTGLDTMWHFLGFFVLAFVLSNEVIKKSFFLKRLFVTGSDMGEEVEEAAIGSFYKKGIYNTRNHTGILIYISLFEHRVWVLGDKGVNAKVDKSVWQEITAMITAGIKEKRQVSVICQAVERCGGILEKYFPAEPDDSNELGDSVIIGH
- a CDS encoding TPM domain-containing protein — protein: MLSGILFIIMVQVFFWPVSHAVELPSLTGRVNDYASMISSETEREIDEKLARLEENESTQVVVLTVDSLEGEPLEDFSIRIVEAWKIGQKEYDNGVLLLVAKKDRKVRIEVGYGLEGRLTDLTAGRIVDNEIVPLFAKGSYDQGIAHGIDMVIAAVQGEYSAFQKESGREENGGSLLPVLIILIVIIYFYSQVPRGGGGHGSGPLIFTGGPGGGGFYGGGSRSGGFGGGGFSGGGGSFGGGGASGSW
- a CDS encoding LemA family protein, whose amino-acid sequence is MKSGFFKILSVFFLAFMFSGCGYNAMQKNEEGVNKAWGDLESQLQRRADLVPNLVSTVKGAADFEQETLTNVIEARSKASSVQLTPEMLSDPAAMAKFQSAQGELSSMLSRLMVVVERYPELKANQNFRDLQNQLEGTENRISVARQRYNASVETFNYSIRMFPNSLTNGIVLHLKPKEYFKGDASVQQVPQVEF